Proteins found in one Candidatus Bathyarchaeota archaeon genomic segment:
- a CDS encoding zinc-ribbon domain-containing protein gives MKISANHNLAVKNPELTKEWHPTMNGNLTPYQITPGSRRKVWWMCSREHEWEATLANRTSGTGCPYCANEKRGGILRKAVLKRSGSLEDKYPELAEEWHPTMNGNLTPYQITPGSRRKVWWMCSREHEWEATLASRTRGTGCPYCNRKSRRCRN, from the coding sequence TTGAAGATTTCCGCAAATCATAACCTAGCTGTAAAAAACCCTGAGCTGACCAAGGAGTGGCACCCGACTATGAACGGGAATTTGACGCCATATCAGATTACTCCAGGAAGCCGCAGGAAGGTCTGGTGGATGTGCAGTCGAGAGCATGAATGGGAAGCTACTCTAGCTAACAGGACAAGTGGAACTGGTTGCCCATACTGCGCCAATGAGAAACGAGGCGGAATACTTAGGAAAGCAGTGTTGAAACGAAGTGGAAGCTTGGAAGACAAATATCCTGAATTGGCAGAGGAGTGGCACCCGACTATGAACGGGAATTTGACGCCATATCAGATTACTCCAGGAAGCCGCAGGAAGGTCTGGTGGATGTGCAGTCGAGAGCATGAATGGGAAGCTACTCTAGCAAGCAGAACTAGAGGAACTGGTTGTCCATATTGCAACAGGAAAAGCAGACGATGCAGAAACTAA